From the genome of Psychrilyobacter atlanticus DSM 19335, one region includes:
- the pflB gene encoding formate C-acetyltransferase, with amino-acid sequence MSNYLNSFKGDLWKTEINVRDFIQSNYTPYEGGDEFLAGATDNSKKLWDKLTEMFKVEIEKGVYDAETKMPSDVDAYGAGYIEKELESIVGLQTDAPLKRAMFPKGGLRTVQNALESYGYEMDPVTAEFFKNNRPTHNDGVFSAYTDDIRAARRSGIITGLPDAYGRGRIIGDYRRVALYGVDRLIADKVAQKKTLDTAEMTEDIIRSREEVAQQIASLKSLITMCNAYGFDVSKPATNAKEAIQWTYFAYLAATKHQDGAAMSLGRVSTFLDIYIEKDVAEGTITEEEAQEYMDQFIMKLRIVRFLRPPAYNELFSGDPTWVTESIGGMGTDGRTLVTKTSFRTLNTLYNLGPAPEPNLTVLWSTSLPENFKQFAAKVSMDTSSLQYENDDLMRNQFGDDYGIACCVSPMKIGKGMQFFGARVNLPKALLYAINGGKDEKSGAQVAPKFAPITSEYLDFDEVMEKLDQSMEWLSKVYGKALNIIHYMHDKYAYEAFQMSLHDLEIDRTQAHGIAGISIVADALAAIKNAKVKVIRNEDGLAVDYEIEGEYTPFGNNDDETDGFAVMITKNFMNKIRTHHMYRGARPTQSLLTITSNVVYGKKTGNTPDGRRAGEPFGPGANPMHGRDRRGAIASMSSVAKLPFEHANDGISYTFAITPGALGKEDSIRRNNLISLMDGYFSPTGGQHLNVNVFDRSLLEDAMERPELYPQLTIRVSGYAVNFVRLTKEQQLDVIKRTINSTM; translated from the coding sequence ATGAGTAATTATTTAAATAGCTTCAAAGGAGATCTTTGGAAAACAGAGATCAACGTAAGAGATTTTATACAAAGTAACTATACACCATATGAAGGTGGAGATGAATTTTTAGCAGGTGCTACTGATAACTCTAAAAAATTATGGGATAAATTAACAGAAATGTTTAAAGTAGAAATAGAAAAAGGTGTTTACGACGCAGAAACTAAAATGCCTTCAGATGTAGATGCATATGGAGCAGGATATATAGAGAAAGAATTAGAAAGTATTGTAGGATTACAAACTGATGCACCATTAAAGAGAGCAATGTTCCCTAAAGGTGGATTAAGAACAGTTCAAAACGCATTAGAATCTTATGGATATGAGATGGATCCAGTAACAGCTGAATTCTTCAAGAATAACAGACCTACTCATAACGATGGTGTATTCTCAGCATATACTGATGATATCAGAGCAGCTAGAAGATCTGGAATCATCACTGGTTTACCAGATGCATACGGAAGAGGAAGAATCATAGGAGACTACAGAAGAGTAGCTCTTTATGGTGTAGACAGATTAATAGCTGATAAAGTAGCTCAAAAGAAAACTTTAGATACAGCTGAAATGACTGAAGATATCATCAGAAGCAGAGAAGAAGTTGCACAACAAATTGCATCTTTAAAATCTTTAATCACTATGTGTAACGCATACGGATTTGATGTATCTAAGCCAGCTACAAACGCAAAGGAAGCTATCCAATGGACTTACTTCGCATACCTTGCTGCTACTAAGCACCAAGACGGAGCTGCTATGTCATTAGGTAGAGTATCTACTTTCTTAGACATCTATATTGAAAAAGATGTTGCTGAAGGAACAATCACTGAAGAAGAGGCTCAAGAATACATGGACCAATTCATCATGAAATTAAGAATAGTTAGATTCTTAAGACCACCTGCATACAACGAGTTATTCTCAGGAGACCCTACATGGGTTACAGAATCAATCGGTGGAATGGGTACAGATGGAAGAACTTTAGTAACTAAAACTTCATTCAGAACATTAAATACTTTATATAACTTAGGTCCAGCACCTGAGCCAAACTTAACAGTATTATGGTCAACTAGCTTACCTGAGAACTTTAAGCAATTTGCTGCAAAAGTATCTATGGATACATCATCATTACAATATGAAAATGATGACCTTATGAGAAACCAATTTGGTGACGATTATGGAATCGCTTGTTGTGTATCTCCTATGAAAATAGGTAAAGGAATGCAATTCTTCGGTGCCAGAGTAAACTTACCAAAAGCATTATTATATGCTATAAATGGTGGAAAGGATGAGAAAAGTGGTGCACAAGTAGCTCCTAAATTCGCTCCTATCACATCTGAATACTTAGACTTCGACGAAGTTATGGAAAAATTAGACCAAAGTATGGAATGGTTATCTAAAGTATACGGAAAAGCATTAAACATAATTCATTACATGCATGACAAATATGCTTACGAAGCATTCCAAATGTCATTACATGATTTAGAAATAGACAGAACACAAGCTCATGGAATTGCAGGAATCTCAATCGTTGCTGACGCATTAGCAGCTATCAAAAATGCTAAAGTAAAAGTAATCAGAAATGAAGATGGATTAGCAGTTGACTATGAGATCGAAGGAGAATATACTCCATTCGGAAACAACGATGATGAAACTGATGGATTTGCAGTAATGATCACTAAAAACTTCATGAACAAAATCAGAACTCACCACATGTATAGAGGAGCTAGACCTACTCAATCTCTATTAACTATCACTTCAAACGTAGTATACGGAAAGAAGACAGGAAATACTCCTGACGGTAGAAGAGCTGGAGAACCATTTGGTCCAGGAGCTAACCCTATGCACGGTAGAGACAGAAGAGGAGCAATCGCTTCTATGTCATCTGTTGCAAAATTACCATTTGAACATGCAAATGATGGTATATCTTATACATTCGCTATAACTCCAGGAGCATTAGGAAAAGAAGATTCTATCAGAAGAAACAACCTAATCTCATTAATGGATGGATATTTCTCTCCAACTGGTGGACAACATTTAAACGTTAACGTATTCGATAGATCATTATTAGAAGACGCTATGGAAAGACCTGAGTTATATCCTCAATTAACTATCAGAGTATCTGGATATGCAGTTAACTTTGTTAGATTAACTAAGGAACAACAATTAGATGTTATAAAAAGAACTATTAACTCAACTATGTAA